In one Ornithinimicrobium pratense genomic region, the following are encoded:
- the metG gene encoding methionine--tRNA ligase: protein MSHVLSAVAWPYANGPRHIGHVAGFGVPSDVFSRYMRMAGHDVLMVSGSDEHGTPILVQADKAGMSPQEFIDVNHRLIAEDLVALGVSYDLYTRTTTVNHHQVVQQMFLACHANGYMLEQSQQVAISPSTGRTLPDRYIEGTCPICGYTEARGDQCDDCGNQLDPIDLVNPRSKINGETPQFKDTQHFFLDLPALAEALGEWLDGREASGLWRPNVIKFSQNILEEIRPRAMTRDIDWGITVPLPGWEQDGTKKLYVWFDAVIGYLSASVEWARRVGDPERWREWWNRPEALAYYFMGKDNITFHSQIWPAEMLAHNGRGSKGGQVGPYGELNLPTEVVSSEFLTMEGRAFSTSRSIVIYVRDVLERYQPDALRYFLSAAAPETADSDFSWPEFVKRTNTELVAGWGNLVNRTASMIAKNFGELPAAGQLEEVDRALLDQIAEGFTTVGRLIATHKQKAGLAEAMRLVGEANAYVSATEPFKLKADHQRERLGTVLHVLAQAVLDLNTILSPYLPHSSTAVHQALGGEGVFQPMPVLEQVDDLDDPSRPGYPVITGEYSAAPRWEHRPVPVGASVAKPSPIFTKLDASVVEEERARLGLVDEAGV, encoded by the coding sequence ATGAGCCATGTCCTGTCTGCCGTCGCTTGGCCCTACGCCAACGGCCCGCGCCACATCGGTCACGTCGCCGGCTTCGGTGTCCCCTCCGACGTCTTCAGCAGGTACATGCGGATGGCCGGGCACGACGTGCTCATGGTCTCCGGCTCGGACGAGCATGGGACCCCGATCCTGGTGCAGGCCGACAAGGCCGGGATGAGCCCGCAGGAGTTCATCGACGTCAACCACCGCCTCATCGCCGAGGACCTGGTCGCGCTGGGTGTCTCCTACGACCTCTACACCCGCACGACCACCGTCAACCACCACCAGGTCGTGCAGCAGATGTTCCTCGCCTGCCACGCCAACGGGTACATGCTCGAGCAGTCCCAGCAGGTCGCGATCAGCCCCTCGACCGGGCGGACCCTGCCCGACCGCTACATCGAGGGCACCTGCCCGATCTGCGGATACACCGAGGCGCGCGGCGACCAGTGTGACGACTGCGGCAACCAGCTGGACCCGATCGACCTGGTGAACCCGCGCTCCAAGATCAACGGGGAGACGCCGCAGTTCAAGGACACCCAGCACTTCTTCCTCGACCTGCCCGCGCTCGCCGAGGCCCTTGGGGAATGGCTGGACGGACGCGAGGCCAGCGGGCTGTGGCGGCCCAACGTCATCAAGTTCTCCCAGAACATCCTGGAGGAGATCCGGCCCCGGGCGATGACCCGGGACATCGACTGGGGCATCACCGTCCCCCTGCCGGGCTGGGAGCAGGACGGCACCAAGAAGCTCTACGTATGGTTCGACGCCGTGATCGGCTACCTCTCGGCGTCGGTGGAGTGGGCACGCCGGGTCGGCGACCCCGAGCGCTGGCGCGAGTGGTGGAACCGGCCGGAGGCCCTGGCCTACTACTTCATGGGCAAGGACAACATCACCTTCCACTCCCAGATCTGGCCGGCCGAGATGCTCGCCCACAACGGCCGGGGCAGCAAGGGCGGGCAGGTCGGTCCCTACGGCGAGCTCAACCTTCCCACCGAGGTGGTCTCCAGTGAGTTCCTCACCATGGAGGGCCGCGCCTTCTCCACCTCGCGCTCGATCGTCATCTACGTCCGCGACGTCCTGGAGCGCTACCAGCCCGACGCCCTGCGCTACTTCCTCTCGGCAGCGGCCCCGGAGACCGCGGACTCTGACTTCTCCTGGCCCGAGTTCGTCAAGCGCACCAACACCGAGCTGGTCGCTGGCTGGGGCAACCTGGTCAACCGCACCGCGTCGATGATCGCCAAGAACTTCGGCGAGCTCCCGGCTGCGGGGCAGCTGGAGGAGGTCGACCGCGCGCTCCTCGACCAAATCGCCGAGGGCTTCACCACCGTCGGCCGGCTCATCGCCACGCACAAGCAGAAGGCCGGGTTGGCCGAGGCGATGCGCCTGGTGGGCGAGGCCAACGCCTACGTCTCCGCCACCGAGCCGTTCAAGCTCAAGGCGGACCATCAGCGCGAGCGCCTGGGCACCGTGCTGCACGTGCTTGCCCAGGCCGTCCTCGACCTCAACACGATCCTGTCGCCCTACTTGCCGCACAGCTCCACGGCGGTGCACCAGGCGCTGGGAGGGGAGGGCGTCTTCCAGCCGATGCCGGTGCTGGAACAGGTCGATGACCTCGACGACCCGTCCAGACCCGGCTACCCGGTCATCACCGGCGAGTACTCCGCGGCCCCCCGCTGGGAGCACCGACCGGTCCCCGTGGGGGCGTCGGTGGCCAAGCCGTCACCGATCTTCACCAAGCTGGACGCCTCGGTGGTGGAGGAGGAGCGGGCGCGGCTCGGGCTGGTCGACGAGGCGGGGGTATGA
- a CDS encoding TatD family hydrolase, whose protein sequence is MTSRDRLTGRPPAPDPLPIAVVDNHCHLDIRRDDAPVTGLAQVVAEAATVGVDRLVQIGCDLDSARWTVSVLDEHPALLGGVAIHPNEAPGHQTAGDLEEAIDEIAALARHPRVRVIGETGLDYYRTGPEGVDAQHHSFRRHIALAKELGLALQVHDREAHEDILRILAEEGAPERTVLHCFSGDMEMARECVRRGYYLSFAGTVTFKSAKALRDALSVTPPEHLLVETDAPYLTPTPHRGRANAPYLIPHTVRAMAETLNTSVPQLCQALSANSEAVYGSWA, encoded by the coding sequence ATGACGTCCCGCGACCGGCTCACCGGGCGCCCCCCGGCACCGGACCCGCTGCCGATCGCGGTGGTGGACAATCACTGCCACCTGGACATCCGACGCGACGACGCCCCGGTGACCGGTCTGGCCCAGGTGGTGGCCGAGGCGGCGACTGTCGGGGTGGATCGGCTGGTCCAGATCGGGTGCGACCTGGACTCGGCCCGGTGGACAGTCTCTGTCCTCGACGAGCACCCGGCGCTGCTCGGTGGGGTCGCCATCCACCCCAACGAGGCGCCCGGGCACCAGACCGCTGGCGACCTGGAGGAGGCGATTGACGAGATCGCCGCCCTGGCCCGGCACCCCCGCGTGCGGGTGATCGGGGAGACCGGGCTGGACTACTACCGCACCGGCCCGGAGGGTGTCGACGCCCAGCACCACTCCTTCCGGCGGCACATCGCGCTGGCCAAGGAGCTCGGCCTGGCCCTGCAGGTCCATGACCGGGAGGCGCACGAGGACATCCTGCGGATCCTGGCCGAGGAGGGGGCACCGGAGCGGACGGTGCTGCACTGCTTCTCCGGGGACATGGAGATGGCGCGCGAGTGCGTGCGCCGCGGGTACTACCTTTCCTTCGCGGGCACGGTCACGTTCAAGTCGGCCAAGGCCCTGCGCGACGCGCTGTCGGTGACGCCGCCGGAGCACCTCCTGGTGGAGACCGACGCGCCCTACCTGACCCCGACCCCGCACCGGGGCCGTGCCAACGCCCCCTACCTCATCCCGCACACCGTCCGGGCGATGGCCGAGACGTTGAACACCAGCGTCCCCCAGCTGTGCCAGGCGCTGTCCGCCAACAGCGAGGCGGTCTACGGCTCCTGGGCCTGA
- a CDS encoding SDR family NAD(P)-dependent oxidoreductase, translating to MPPTDPSTTPVISPVDPIPAAPRPVALVMGASRGLGLLIARELVEREHRVVICSRTLADLQTARNQLLARRPDAQVDVRACDVSDRAAVQELVQEVESGVGPIEVLITVAGVIQVGPAESMTFDHFDASLGTMLHGPVNVTLPVVRRMRERGHGRIGTITSIGGEVTPPHLWPYAVAKSGAVAFSEGLSAELSGTGVTATTVVPGLMRTGSHERAHFTGQAAKEFAWFGPAASIPGLTMSADRAARKIVDAVLAGETRCELTPLTVVATRFRGLLPGVTTKMMGLTTRLLPSASGPGETIEGRDAQRRLGSSVVNALTTLGRRAAERNNERRPTTQAQEP from the coding sequence ATGCCGCCCACCGATCCGTCCACCACCCCCGTGATCTCCCCGGTCGACCCGATCCCGGCCGCCCCCCGGCCCGTCGCCCTGGTCATGGGCGCCTCCCGCGGTCTGGGCCTGCTCATCGCTCGCGAGCTGGTGGAGCGGGAGCACCGGGTGGTCATCTGCTCGCGCACGCTCGCCGACCTTCAAACTGCCCGGAATCAATTGCTCGCGCGGCGTCCCGACGCCCAAGTCGACGTCCGCGCCTGCGACGTGAGCGACCGCGCTGCCGTCCAGGAACTCGTCCAAGAGGTGGAGTCGGGCGTCGGTCCGATCGAGGTGCTGATCACGGTCGCCGGCGTCATCCAGGTCGGCCCGGCGGAGTCGATGACCTTCGACCACTTCGACGCCTCGCTCGGGACCATGCTGCACGGCCCGGTCAACGTGACCCTGCCCGTGGTGCGGCGGATGCGCGAGCGCGGTCACGGCCGGATCGGCACCATCACCTCGATCGGCGGCGAGGTCACGCCGCCGCACCTGTGGCCCTATGCGGTGGCCAAGTCCGGCGCGGTCGCCTTCAGCGAGGGGCTTTCGGCCGAGCTGTCCGGCACGGGCGTGACCGCCACGACGGTGGTCCCCGGGCTGATGCGCACGGGCTCCCACGAGCGGGCGCACTTCACCGGCCAGGCGGCCAAGGAGTTCGCATGGTTCGGACCGGCCGCCTCCATCCCTGGACTCACCATGTCCGCCGACCGGGCGGCGCGCAAGATCGTGGACGCGGTGCTGGCCGGGGAGACCCGGTGTGAGCTCACGCCGCTGACGGTGGTCGCCACCCGGTTCCGCGGGCTGCTGCCCGGGGTGACGACCAAGATGATGGGGCTGACCACTCGCCTGCTGCCCTCTGCCTCCGGCCCGGGCGAGACGATCGAAGGGCGGGACGCTCAGCGGCGCCTCGGCTCCTCGGTGGTTAACGCGCTCACCACCCTCGGTCGCCGGGCCGCCGAGCGCAACAACGAACGCCGCCCGACCACTCAGGCCCAGGAGCCGTAG
- a CDS encoding zinc-dependent alcohol dehydrogenase, with translation MRALTWQGVEDVRVETVPDPVIQEPTDAIVRVTSTAICGSDLHLYKVLGAYLDKGDVLGHEFMGIVEEVGGQTGDLQVGDRVVVPFTICCGTCWMCSRGFFAQCETTQNREQGKGASLFGYTELYGQVPGGQAELVRVPQAQFGPVKLPERGADERYLYLSDILPTAWQGVKWAEVPEGGTLAVLGLGPVGQLAVRSARHLGLRVIGVDLVPERLALAEQWGAEVIDLRDGLDDAADVGTAVRDLTDGRGADGVLDAVGMEAHGNPVSEKMINAVGKLPGLVSKPMIEHLGIDRLAALHASIESVRRAGTVSLSGVYGGAVDPMPLLDMFDKGMSLRMGQCHVKQWTPELLELVSQDEDVLGLESLATHRVPLEDAPAMYETFQKKQDGCLKVVLKP, from the coding sequence ATGCGAGCACTGACGTGGCAAGGCGTGGAGGACGTCCGGGTGGAGACCGTCCCGGACCCGGTGATCCAGGAGCCGACCGACGCGATCGTGCGGGTCACCTCGACCGCCATCTGCGGGTCGGACCTGCACCTCTACAAGGTCCTGGGGGCCTACCTGGACAAGGGTGACGTCTTGGGTCACGAGTTCATGGGGATCGTGGAGGAGGTGGGCGGGCAGACCGGCGACCTGCAGGTGGGTGACCGCGTTGTCGTGCCCTTCACGATCTGCTGCGGGACGTGCTGGATGTGCTCGCGCGGGTTCTTCGCCCAGTGCGAGACGACGCAGAACCGTGAGCAGGGCAAGGGCGCGTCGCTGTTCGGCTACACCGAGCTCTACGGCCAGGTCCCAGGGGGCCAGGCCGAGCTGGTCAGGGTGCCCCAGGCGCAGTTCGGGCCGGTAAAGCTGCCCGAGCGCGGCGCCGACGAGCGTTATCTCTACCTCTCCGACATCCTGCCAACCGCCTGGCAGGGCGTGAAGTGGGCCGAGGTGCCCGAGGGTGGGACGCTGGCCGTCCTGGGTCTGGGCCCGGTGGGTCAGCTGGCCGTACGCAGCGCCCGCCATCTGGGTCTTCGGGTCATCGGCGTCGACCTGGTCCCCGAGCGACTGGCGCTGGCGGAGCAGTGGGGTGCGGAGGTCATCGACCTGCGCGATGGTCTGGACGACGCCGCCGACGTGGGCACAGCCGTGCGTGACCTCACCGACGGCCGCGGCGCCGACGGCGTCCTCGACGCCGTCGGGATGGAAGCCCACGGCAACCCGGTGAGCGAGAAGATGATCAACGCGGTCGGCAAACTGCCCGGCCTGGTCTCCAAGCCGATGATCGAGCACCTGGGCATCGACCGGCTGGCGGCGCTCCACGCCAGCATCGAGTCGGTCCGCCGGGCCGGGACGGTCTCGCTGAGCGGCGTCTACGGCGGCGCGGTCGACCCGATGCCGCTGCTCGACATGTTCGACAAGGGTATGTCGCTGCGGATGGGACAGTGCCACGTCAAGCAGTGGACCCCCGAGCTGCTTGAGCTGGTCAGCCAGGACGAGGACGTGCTCGGCCTGGAGTCGCTGGCTACCCACCGGGTGCCGCTGGAAGATGCCCCTGCCATGTACGAGACCTTCCAGAAGAAGCAGGACGGCTGCCTCAAGGTGGTGCTCAAGCCCTGA
- the rsmA gene encoding 16S rRNA (adenine(1518)-N(6)/adenine(1519)-N(6))-dimethyltransferase RsmA, which translates to MSTDEHLLGPAEIRDLATRLGVRPTKSWGQNFVIDKGTVRRIVRAAEVGEEDVVLEVGPGLGSLTLALLPQVKHVTAVEIDPVLAGQLPQTVITRAPHLADRLTVLQTDALRVTELPEPQPTALVANLPYNVAVPVVLHLLATVPTLHTVLVMVQLEVAERLAAGPGSKVYGVPSVKANWYAEVTGAGRIGRNVFWPSPNVDSGLVRMVRREPPATSASRQEVFAVIDAAFAQRRKTLRAALSGWAGSPAAAEQALRAAEVDPQARGEVIGVEDFARIAAHRVRS; encoded by the coding sequence GTGAGCACCGACGAGCACCTCCTCGGCCCTGCCGAGATCCGCGACCTGGCCACCCGGCTGGGAGTCCGACCGACCAAGTCGTGGGGGCAGAACTTCGTCATCGACAAGGGCACCGTGCGGCGGATCGTGCGGGCGGCCGAGGTCGGCGAGGAGGACGTGGTCCTCGAGGTCGGTCCTGGGCTGGGCTCGCTCACCCTGGCCCTGCTGCCTCAGGTCAAGCACGTCACCGCCGTCGAGATCGACCCCGTCCTGGCGGGCCAGCTGCCCCAGACGGTCATCACCCGGGCCCCCCACCTGGCTGACCGGCTCACGGTGCTGCAGACTGACGCGCTGCGGGTCACCGAACTGCCCGAACCCCAGCCGACCGCGCTGGTGGCCAACCTGCCCTACAACGTCGCCGTGCCCGTCGTGCTGCACCTGCTGGCGACCGTGCCCACGCTGCATACGGTGCTGGTCATGGTCCAGCTTGAGGTTGCCGAGCGGCTCGCGGCCGGCCCCGGCAGCAAGGTCTACGGCGTGCCCAGCGTCAAGGCCAACTGGTATGCCGAGGTGACCGGGGCCGGGCGGATCGGTCGCAACGTCTTCTGGCCCTCGCCCAACGTCGACTCCGGCCTGGTGCGCATGGTCCGCCGCGAGCCACCGGCGACATCGGCCTCCCGCCAGGAGGTCTTCGCCGTCATCGACGCGGCCTTCGCCCAGCGGCGCAAGACCCTGCGGGCGGCCCTGTCCGGGTGGGCTGGGTCGCCCGCCGCTGCCGAGCAGGCGTTGCGGGCCGCCGAAGTCGACCCGCAAGCCCGCGGTGAGGTGATCGGGGTCGAGGACTTCGCCCGGATCGCGGCCCATAGGGTGAGGTCATGA